One Bosea sp. 685 DNA segment encodes these proteins:
- a CDS encoding cation-translocating P-type ATPase has product MTTVAASAPLCPASAQPCICFRPFERSCSASAVEQARRSPGWFGDRVPRALSLFGHDVETVEVLRVAAVAVSAALVWFQVVNPVAGWDVIGAAGLLFGAWPILREAFENIKERRMTMELSMSIAILAAAAISEFFTALVVTFFVLVAEELEHLTVDRGRAAIADLIDVMPHEATVRRAGVISLVPIDTIIVGDRVLVAPGENIPVDGVVRSGLSYVDQARITGESMPVKRSAGDAVFAGSINQSGALDIQVDRIGRDTSFGRIIDAIENAEQSRAPVQRLADQLAGYLVYFSFAAAIVTYLLTGNIRDTISVIIVAGACGVAAGTPLAVLGGIGRAARNGAIIKGGMHLEMLGRIDTIVLDKTGTLTFGEPRVSAIHPAAGRTGADLLRLAASAELRSEHPLARAIVAEARIREIAVPEPDSFDYTLGRGVAAKLGDERILIGSVKLLQAEGIDVPADRAGDAVSSEVCVAVNGLYAGAFAVADEVRPEAADAIRALHAMKIRTILLTGDNAKVAESVGTSLGIDTVEAGMLPEQKLERVRALVASGAKVAMLGDGINDAPALTAASVGIAMGSGTDVAKESADIVLLANNLERLVETVRIAQRTRGVIWQNFSGTIAVDALGIALAAFGFLNPLLAAFIHVSSELIFISNSARLLSTADMTRLPQIAPETEASSAVKAISR; this is encoded by the coding sequence ATGACGACCGTCGCTGCCTCCGCACCGCTCTGCCCCGCCAGCGCACAGCCCTGTATCTGCTTCCGTCCATTCGAGCGCTCCTGTTCGGCGAGCGCGGTGGAGCAGGCCAGGCGCTCGCCCGGCTGGTTCGGGGACCGTGTCCCGCGAGCCCTGAGCCTGTTTGGTCATGACGTCGAGACCGTCGAAGTCCTGCGGGTCGCGGCCGTCGCGGTCTCGGCCGCGCTTGTCTGGTTCCAGGTCGTCAACCCGGTGGCCGGCTGGGACGTGATCGGCGCGGCAGGCCTGCTATTTGGCGCCTGGCCAATCCTGCGTGAAGCGTTCGAGAATATCAAAGAGCGGCGAATGACCATGGAACTGTCCATGTCGATCGCCATCCTGGCGGCCGCAGCGATATCAGAGTTTTTCACCGCGCTGGTCGTCACCTTCTTCGTGCTCGTCGCCGAGGAGTTGGAGCATCTGACTGTCGATCGCGGACGGGCTGCCATCGCTGACCTCATCGACGTGATGCCTCATGAGGCGACGGTGCGCCGCGCTGGCGTGATCTCACTGGTTCCAATCGATACGATCATCGTCGGCGACCGCGTCTTAGTCGCGCCCGGCGAGAACATCCCTGTCGACGGTGTCGTGAGATCGGGCCTGTCCTATGTCGATCAGGCGCGCATCACGGGCGAATCCATGCCGGTCAAGCGCAGTGCAGGGGATGCCGTTTTCGCCGGCTCCATCAATCAGTCCGGCGCGCTCGACATCCAGGTCGATCGCATCGGCCGCGATACGAGCTTCGGGCGCATCATCGATGCGATCGAAAACGCCGAGCAATCGCGGGCTCCGGTCCAGCGCCTCGCCGATCAGCTGGCTGGCTATCTCGTCTATTTCTCCTTCGCCGCGGCGATTGTTACCTACCTGCTCACAGGCAACATCCGCGACACGATCTCGGTGATCATCGTCGCCGGCGCCTGTGGCGTCGCGGCAGGAACGCCTCTGGCGGTGCTCGGCGGCATCGGCCGCGCGGCGCGTAACGGCGCAATCATCAAGGGCGGCATGCACCTTGAGATGCTCGGCCGGATCGACACGATCGTGCTCGACAAGACGGGCACGCTGACCTTCGGCGAACCGCGCGTCTCGGCGATCCATCCGGCTGCAGGACGCACAGGGGCCGACCTGCTCAGGCTGGCGGCATCGGCCGAACTCCGCTCCGAGCACCCGCTGGCCAGGGCGATCGTGGCGGAGGCTCGCATTCGCGAGATCGCGGTGCCGGAGCCCGACAGCTTCGACTACACGCTCGGGCGCGGTGTCGCGGCGAAGTTGGGCGATGAACGCATCCTGATCGGCAGCGTCAAGCTTCTACAGGCTGAGGGGATCGACGTTCCCGCCGACCGAGCGGGCGACGCCGTCTCCTCCGAGGTCTGCGTCGCGGTCAACGGGCTCTATGCCGGGGCTTTCGCCGTCGCAGACGAGGTGCGTCCGGAGGCCGCGGACGCTATCCGCGCCCTGCATGCGATGAAGATCCGCACCATCCTGCTGACCGGCGACAATGCCAAGGTGGCCGAGAGCGTCGGCACCAGCTTAGGAATCGATACGGTCGAGGCTGGCATGCTGCCCGAGCAAAAGCTGGAGCGCGTGCGGGCGCTGGTGGCGTCCGGCGCCAAGGTCGCCATGCTCGGCGACGGCATCAACGACGCGCCGGCTTTGACGGCTGCGAGCGTCGGGATCGCGATGGGCTCGGGTACCGACGTCGCCAAGGAGAGCGCCGACATCGTCCTGCTTGCCAACAACCTGGAGCGCCTCGTTGAGACGGTTCGGATCGCCCAGCGCACGCGCGGCGTCATCTGGCAGAACTTCTCCGGTACGATCGCAGTCGACGCTCTCGGCATCGCCCTTGCCGCGTTCGGCTTCCTGAACCCGCTCTTGGCTGCCTTCATCCACGTCTCGTCGGAGTTGATCTTCATCTCCAATTCGGCACGGCTCCTCTCGACCGCCGATATGACGCGGCTTCCGCAGATCGCGCCAGAAACCGAAGCATCCAGCGCCGTAAAGGCGATCAGTCGATAG
- a CDS encoding vitamin B12-dependent ribonucleotide reductase has protein sequence MRIERRYTSAGQSPYTAIPFRSAVSEIRNPDGSIVFRLEGIEVPESWSQVASDVLAQKYFRKAGVPAALKKVEENDVPSFLWRSAPDEAALAKLPEAERFVSEISSKQVFDRLAGCWTYWGWKGGYFSSEGDAQAFHDELRFMLATQRVAPNSPQWFNTGLHWAYGIDGPSQGHFYVDFKTGKLVKSKSSYEHPQPHACFIQGVQDDLVNEGGIMDLWVREARLFKYGSGTGSNFSLLRGEGEKLAGGGRSSGLMSFLKIGDRAAGAIKSGGTTRRAAKMVVVDVDHPDIETYIDWKVREEQKVAALVTGSKVVQKHMKAVMKACVNCEGDGDSCFDPEKNPALKREIKLARKAMVPDNYIKRVMQFAKQGYTDIQFDIYDTDWDSEAYLTVSGQNSNNSVSLTDDFLRAVETDGDWNLTGRTTGKITKTLKARDLWEKIGYAAWASADPGLHFNTTMNDWHTCAASGRIRASNPCSEYMFLDDTACNLASANLLQFYDREAKAFDVAAYEHLCRLWTIVLEISVTMAQFPSKEIAELSYEYRTLGLGYANIGGLLMTMGLGYDSDEGRALAGALTAVMTGVSYATSAEMAAELGPFPGYKKNAAHMLRVIRNHRVAAHGQASGYEGLQVTPVPLDHGTLARLGGSSALLSERARIAWDNALALGEKHGYRNAQATVIAPTGTIGLVMDCDTTGIEPDFALVKFKKLAGGGYWKIINGAVPDALRALGYRESEIAEIEAYAVGHGTLAQSPGINHGSLKAKGFTQDKIDAIEKDLKAAFDIKFVFNKWTLGEDFLVNTLKVPAEKLADMSFELLPFLGFSKAEIEAANVHVCGAMTLEGAPHLKLEHYNVFDCANPCGRIGKRYLSVESHIRMMAAAQPFISGAISKTINMPNDATVEDCKSAYMLSWKLALKANALYRDGSKLSQPLNSALISDEDDEDDAVEALHQQPMMARAAHVAEKIVERIVERVERNREQEKLPTRRKGYTQKAKIGGHTLFLRTGEYDDGRLGEIFLDMNKEGSALRALINNFAISVSLGLQYGVPLEEYVDAFTFTRFEPAGFVQGNDSIKNATSILDYVFRELAISYLGRYELAHIDPSEVGNIGLGSSGQNQPAAAGATQQTSVSKGLVRSRADKLMLIPGGAVPEAPRQASQAHGYATAGATALKQEPAEQPYGEAEMAKLGFAAPAPAGQPKASERRAEAIMKGYVGDSCGECGNFTLVRNGTCLKCNTCGSTTGCS, from the coding sequence ATGCGCATTGAGCGCCGCTACACCTCCGCCGGCCAATCGCCCTACACGGCGATTCCGTTCCGCTCTGCCGTCAGCGAGATCCGCAATCCCGATGGCTCGATCGTGTTCCGGCTTGAAGGCATCGAGGTGCCCGAATCCTGGTCGCAGGTCGCCAGCGACGTGCTCGCGCAGAAATACTTCCGCAAGGCCGGCGTTCCGGCGGCCCTGAAGAAGGTCGAGGAAAACGACGTCCCCTCCTTCCTCTGGCGCTCCGCGCCCGACGAGGCCGCGCTCGCCAAGCTCCCGGAAGCCGAGCGCTTCGTCTCGGAGATCTCGTCCAAGCAGGTCTTCGACCGGCTCGCCGGCTGCTGGACCTATTGGGGCTGGAAGGGCGGCTATTTCTCCTCTGAAGGAGATGCGCAGGCTTTCCATGACGAACTGCGCTTCATGCTCGCGACCCAGCGCGTCGCGCCGAACTCGCCGCAATGGTTCAACACCGGCCTGCATTGGGCCTATGGCATCGACGGCCCGAGCCAGGGCCATTTCTACGTCGACTTCAAGACCGGCAAGCTGGTGAAGTCGAAGTCGAGCTACGAGCACCCGCAGCCCCATGCCTGCTTCATCCAGGGCGTGCAGGACGACCTCGTCAACGAGGGCGGCATCATGGACCTCTGGGTCCGCGAGGCACGCCTGTTCAAATACGGCTCGGGCACCGGCTCGAACTTCTCGCTGCTGCGCGGCGAGGGCGAGAAGCTCGCCGGCGGCGGCCGCTCCTCGGGTCTGATGTCCTTCCTCAAGATCGGCGACCGGGCTGCGGGCGCGATCAAGTCGGGCGGCACGACGCGCCGCGCCGCCAAGATGGTCGTGGTCGATGTCGACCACCCCGATATCGAGACCTATATCGACTGGAAGGTGCGCGAGGAGCAGAAGGTCGCCGCCCTCGTCACCGGCTCCAAGGTCGTCCAGAAGCACATGAAGGCCGTGATGAAGGCCTGCGTGAACTGCGAAGGCGATGGCGATTCCTGCTTCGACCCCGAGAAGAACCCGGCGCTGAAGCGCGAGATCAAGCTCGCCCGCAAGGCGATGGTGCCCGACAACTACATCAAGCGGGTGATGCAGTTCGCCAAGCAGGGCTACACCGATATCCAGTTCGATATCTACGACACCGACTGGGATTCGGAGGCCTATCTCACGGTCTCGGGCCAGAACTCGAACAACTCGGTCTCGCTGACCGACGACTTCCTGCGCGCCGTGGAAACCGATGGCGACTGGAACCTGACCGGCCGCACGACCGGCAAGATCACCAAGACGCTGAAGGCCCGCGACCTCTGGGAGAAGATCGGCTACGCCGCCTGGGCCTCGGCCGATCCGGGCCTGCACTTCAACACCACGATGAACGACTGGCACACCTGCGCGGCCTCCGGCCGGATCCGGGCGTCCAATCCGTGCTCGGAATACATGTTCCTGGACGACACGGCCTGCAACCTGGCCTCGGCCAACCTGCTGCAGTTCTATGATCGCGAGGCCAAGGCCTTCGATGTCGCAGCCTATGAGCATCTCTGCCGGCTCTGGACGATCGTCCTCGAGATCTCGGTGACGATGGCGCAGTTCCCCTCCAAGGAAATCGCCGAACTCTCCTACGAATACCGCACGCTCGGCCTCGGCTACGCCAATATCGGCGGCCTCTTGATGACCATGGGGCTCGGCTATGATTCCGACGAGGGCCGCGCGCTCGCCGGCGCGCTGACCGCGGTCATGACCGGCGTCTCCTATGCGACCTCGGCCGAGATGGCGGCCGAGCTTGGCCCCTTCCCCGGCTACAAGAAGAACGCCGCGCATATGCTGCGCGTCATCCGAAACCACCGCGTCGCGGCCCATGGCCAGGCTTCGGGCTATGAAGGCCTGCAGGTCACGCCGGTCCCGCTCGACCATGGCACGCTGGCGCGCCTGGGCGGCTCCAGCGCCCTCCTCTCGGAGCGCGCCCGCATCGCCTGGGACAATGCGCTCGCGCTCGGCGAGAAGCATGGCTACCGCAATGCGCAAGCGACCGTGATCGCGCCGACCGGCACGATCGGCCTCGTGATGGATTGCGACACCACCGGAATCGAGCCTGATTTCGCGCTGGTGAAGTTCAAGAAGCTTGCCGGCGGCGGCTACTGGAAGATCATCAACGGCGCTGTGCCCGACGCTCTTCGCGCACTCGGCTACCGCGAGAGCGAGATCGCCGAGATCGAGGCCTATGCGGTTGGCCATGGCACGCTGGCGCAGTCGCCCGGCATCAATCACGGCTCGCTCAAGGCCAAGGGCTTCACCCAGGACAAGATCGACGCGATCGAGAAGGACCTGAAAGCCGCCTTCGACATCAAGTTCGTCTTCAACAAATGGACGCTGGGCGAGGACTTCCTCGTCAACACGCTTAAGGTGCCGGCTGAGAAACTCGCCGACATGTCCTTCGAATTGCTGCCCTTCCTCGGTTTCTCCAAAGCCGAGATCGAGGCCGCCAACGTGCATGTCTGCGGGGCAATGACCCTGGAAGGCGCGCCGCATCTCAAGCTTGAGCACTACAACGTCTTCGACTGCGCCAACCCCTGCGGGCGTATCGGCAAGCGCTATCTCTCGGTCGAGAGCCATATCCGCATGATGGCCGCGGCCCAGCCCTTCATCTCGGGGGCGATCTCCAAGACCATCAACATGCCCAACGACGCCACCGTTGAGGACTGCAAGAGCGCCTATATGCTCTCCTGGAAGCTGGCGCTGAAGGCCAACGCCCTCTACCGCGACGGCTCAAAACTCTCGCAGCCGCTGAACTCGGCCCTGATCTCCGACGAGGACGATGAGGACGACGCCGTCGAGGCGCTGCACCAGCAGCCGATGATGGCTCGCGCCGCCCATGTCGCCGAGAAGATCGTCGAGCGCATCGTCGAGCGCGTCGAGCGCAACCGCGAGCAGGAGAAGCTGCCGACGCGTCGTAAGGGCTACACCCAGAAGGCCAAGATCGGCGGGCATACGCTCTTCCTGCGCACCGGCGAATATGATGACGGCCGCCTCGGGGAGATCTTCCTCGACATGAACAAGGAAGGCTCGGCGCTGCGCGCCTTGATCAACAACTTCGCCATCTCGGTGTCGCTGGGCCTGCAATATGGCGTGCCGCTGGAGGAGTATGTCGACGCCTTCACCTTCACCCGCTTCGAGCCGGCGGGCTTCGTCCAGGGCAACGACTCGATCAAGAACGCGACCTCGATCCTCGACTACGTCTTCCGCGAACTGGCGATCAGCTATCTCGGCCGTTACGAGCTCGCCCATATCGACCCGAGCGAGGTCGGCAATATCGGGCTCGGCAGCAGCGGCCAGAACCAGCCGGCAGCGGCTGGCGCCACCCAGCAGACCTCGGTCTCGAAGGGGCTCGTCCGCTCGCGCGCCGACAAGCTGATGCTGATCCCGGGCGGCGCGGTGCCCGAAGCCCCGCGCCAGGCCAGCCAGGCGCATGGCTATGCCACGGCCGGTGCGACCGCGCTGAAGCAGGAGCCGGCCGAGCAGCCTTATGGCGAGGCGGAAATGGCCAAGCTCGGCTTCGCGGCCCCCGCTCCCGCCGGCCAGCCCAAAGCCTCCGAGCGTCGCGCCGAGGCGATCATGAAAGGCTATGTCGGAGACAGCTGCGGCGAATGCGGCAACTTCACCCTGGTCCGCAACGGCACCTGCCTGAAGTGCAACACTTGCGGCAGCACGACGGGGTGCAGCTAG
- a CDS encoding ATP-dependent helicase, translating to MNAITPISYLDTLNPAQRRAVIHGVGSPFASPLLVIAGAGSGKTNTLAHRVAHLMVSGVDPRRILLMTFSRRAAAEMAKRVERIARKVLGDGAGVLADALTWAGTFHGIGARLLRDYADQIGLDPAFTIHDREDAADQMNLVRHELGFSKTEARFPTKATCLSIYSRCVNAEMPIEDVLGRSFPWCVAWAAELRDLFAAYVEAKQSQNVLDYDDLLLYWAQVMADPDLAADIGGRFDHVMVDEYQDTNRLQSSILLAMKPGGHGLTVVGDDAQSIYSFRAATIRNILDFPAAFSPPAEIITLDQNYRSTSAILAAANGVIDLAAERFTKNLWTDRAAGAAPQLVHVRDEADQARFIAERVLENREAGSTLKQQAVLFRASHHSGPLEIELTRRNIPFVKFGGLKFLDAAHIKDVLALLRFVENPRDRVAGFRILQLLPGVGPTSAQRVLDHMAQACDPIAALHDAPAPPRAGEDWTGLQIAVAELRSGGCGWPAEIGRARLWYEPHLERIHEDASTRQADLVQLEQIAGGYPSRERFLTELTLDPPDATSDQAGVPLLDEDYLVLSTIHSAKGQEWKSVFVMNVVDGCIPIDLGAGTSEEIEEERRLLYVAMTRAKDDLHLVVPQRFFTHGQSSTGDRHVYANRTRFIPNGLLGHFERCAWPRVATVDTSRSPSNGPRIDVRAQMRGMWR from the coding sequence ATGAACGCCATAACCCCGATTTCCTATCTGGACACGCTGAACCCCGCGCAACGTCGTGCGGTCATTCACGGCGTCGGCTCCCCTTTCGCTTCGCCGCTCCTCGTCATTGCTGGTGCCGGCTCGGGCAAGACCAACACGCTCGCCCATCGCGTGGCGCATCTGATGGTCAGCGGCGTCGACCCGCGCCGCATTCTGCTGATGACCTTTTCCCGCCGCGCCGCAGCTGAGATGGCAAAGCGCGTCGAGCGGATCGCCCGAAAGGTACTTGGCGATGGCGCCGGCGTGCTGGCGGACGCGCTGACATGGGCCGGCACCTTCCACGGGATCGGCGCGCGCCTGCTGCGCGACTATGCCGATCAGATCGGGCTCGATCCTGCCTTCACGATCCATGACCGCGAGGACGCCGCCGACCAGATGAACCTCGTCCGGCACGAGCTCGGCTTTTCCAAGACCGAAGCGCGCTTTCCGACGAAGGCGACATGTCTGTCGATCTATTCGCGCTGCGTGAATGCGGAGATGCCGATCGAGGATGTCCTTGGCCGATCCTTTCCCTGGTGCGTGGCCTGGGCGGCAGAACTGCGGGATCTGTTTGCGGCCTATGTCGAGGCCAAGCAGAGCCAGAACGTGCTCGATTACGACGACCTGCTGCTCTACTGGGCCCAGGTCATGGCCGACCCTGACCTTGCCGCCGATATCGGCGGGCGCTTCGATCATGTCATGGTCGACGAGTATCAGGACACCAATCGGCTCCAATCCTCGATCCTGCTCGCGATGAAGCCGGGGGGCCACGGGCTCACCGTCGTCGGCGACGATGCCCAGTCGATCTATTCCTTCAGGGCAGCGACGATCCGCAACATCCTCGACTTCCCCGCGGCCTTCTCGCCACCGGCCGAGATCATCACGCTCGATCAGAACTACCGCTCGACCAGCGCCATCCTGGCGGCAGCCAATGGCGTCATCGACCTGGCAGCCGAACGCTTCACCAAGAATCTCTGGACCGATCGAGCCGCCGGCGCGGCGCCGCAACTCGTCCATGTGCGTGATGAGGCCGATCAGGCTCGCTTCATCGCCGAGCGGGTGCTTGAGAACCGCGAGGCGGGATCCACGCTGAAGCAGCAGGCGGTGCTCTTCCGGGCGTCGCATCACAGCGGCCCGCTGGAGATCGAGCTGACCCGGCGCAACATCCCCTTCGTCAAGTTCGGTGGCCTGAAGTTTCTCGACGCTGCCCACATCAAGGACGTGCTGGCATTGCTGCGCTTCGTCGAGAATCCGCGCGACCGCGTCGCCGGTTTCCGCATCCTGCAGCTTCTGCCCGGCGTCGGGCCGACCTCGGCGCAGCGCGTGCTCGACCATATGGCCCAGGCCTGCGACCCCATCGCGGCGCTGCATGACGCTCCCGCGCCACCTCGCGCCGGCGAGGACTGGACAGGCCTCCAGATTGCTGTCGCCGAGCTGCGTTCGGGCGGCTGTGGCTGGCCCGCTGAGATCGGGCGCGCGCGGCTCTGGTACGAGCCCCATCTGGAGCGCATCCATGAAGACGCCTCGACGCGACAAGCCGACCTTGTCCAGCTCGAGCAGATCGCCGGAGGCTATCCGTCGCGCGAGCGCTTTCTGACCGAACTCACGCTCGATCCCCCCGATGCGACCAGTGATCAGGCTGGCGTACCGCTGCTCGACGAGGACTACCTGGTCCTCTCGACGATCCATTCGGCCAAGGGCCAGGAGTGGAAATCGGTCTTCGTCATGAACGTCGTCGATGGCTGCATCCCGATCGATCTCGGCGCCGGCACGTCCGAGGAGATCGAGGAAGAGCGCCGTCTGCTCTACGTCGCGATGACGCGCGCCAAGGACGACCTGCATCTCGTCGTGCCGCAGCGCTTCTTCACCCATGGCCAATCATCGACTGGCGACCGCCATGTCTATGCGAACCGGACGCGGTTCATTCCCAACGGCCTGCTCGGGCATTTCGAGCGCTGCGCCTGGCCGCGTGTCGCGACGGTGGACACCAGCCGGTCTCCCAGCAATGGGCCGAGGATCGATGTGCGTGCGCAAATGCGGGGCATGTGGCGATAA
- the rsgA gene encoding ribosome small subunit-dependent GTPase A: MTQGDTASAPLLLAALGWTDFFADQCEPDDACLRPARIDTVHRSRMSAITPDGPIRLKLPVHTNTGDFTVGDWVLVEPGTHLLRRRLERATVLARRTEGSMTPQLAGANIDTLFIVTSCNADFNVARLERYLALANESGAEPVILLTKADLVPDVQPYLDQAAALQRGLAVATVNPRSPDAAAAFAPWCGEGRTLALVGSSGVGKSTLVNALTGTIEGEPQQTGDIRAHDAKGRHTTTSRSLHAIACGGWVIDTPGMRTLHVSDAASGLETLFAEITELSPLCRFRDCTHEHEPGCAVQEAVAKGVIDPERLARWRKLDLENRAKTPQVKGPKGKRR; this comes from the coding sequence GTGACGCAAGGCGACACTGCCTCCGCACCACTGTTACTTGCGGCGCTGGGCTGGACGGATTTCTTTGCAGATCAATGCGAACCAGACGACGCCTGCCTCCGGCCTGCGCGCATCGACACTGTGCACCGCAGCCGCATGAGCGCAATCACACCCGATGGGCCGATCAGGCTCAAGCTGCCGGTCCATACCAATACAGGCGACTTCACGGTGGGTGACTGGGTTCTGGTGGAGCCCGGCACGCATCTGCTACGGCGCCGGCTGGAGCGCGCGACGGTGTTGGCGCGGCGCACCGAGGGCAGCATGACGCCGCAGCTTGCCGGGGCCAATATCGACACACTGTTCATCGTCACCTCCTGCAATGCTGATTTCAACGTCGCGCGCCTGGAGCGCTATCTTGCGCTGGCCAATGAGAGCGGAGCCGAGCCCGTCATCCTGCTGACCAAGGCCGATCTCGTGCCGGACGTGCAGCCCTATCTCGACCAGGCCGCCGCCCTGCAGCGCGGGCTGGCTGTTGCAACCGTCAATCCGCGCAGCCCTGACGCGGCGGCTGCCTTCGCGCCCTGGTGTGGCGAGGGCCGCACCCTCGCCCTGGTCGGCTCGTCCGGCGTCGGCAAATCGACGCTTGTGAACGCGCTTACCGGCACCATCGAGGGCGAACCGCAGCAGACCGGCGACATCCGCGCCCACGACGCTAAGGGGCGCCACACCACGACGTCGCGCTCGCTGCATGCGATTGCCTGCGGCGGCTGGGTGATCGACACGCCGGGCATGCGCACGCTCCATGTCAGCGATGCGGCGTCTGGTCTCGAAACGCTGTTCGCCGAGATCACGGAACTCAGTCCGCTCTGCCGCTTCCGCGACTGCACCCATGAGCACGAACCCGGCTGCGCGGTTCAGGAGGCAGTCGCCAAGGGCGTGATCGACCCTGAGCGTCTGGCACGCTGGCGCAAGCTCGACCTAGAGAACAGGGCAAAGACGCCGCAGGTGAAGGGGCCGAAGGGAAAGCGGCGGTAG